One window of Salegentibacter sp. Hel_I_6 genomic DNA carries:
- a CDS encoding DUF3667 domain-containing protein gives MMTRSRYDLKHRGSKCLNCEHPLDKSDKYCPSCGQLNSTKKLKFDDFFSEFFSGIFAYDSRFHRTLRVLLFSPGKISKEYIEGKRMRYANPFKFYLSASIIFFLIWGFGNSFQNLEPIVDNAELEQFAQDSLATPNLIPTPGGGEINLDSLITNQQRNAKRSYKELYVPTEDIDTMTYLDAGSLKFDIYSRFYKETTIRNAETAMDSLSYRQTAYNHWLYKKAVDWNTLKENPGIFLNYFINKMPFIIFFYLPVFALFIWFLYIRRPFNYIEHLIFTFHVQTTFFILLSLELFLDYIFPGNWAFTLFNFIFAFYLYKALRGFYNQGRVKTIVKFILLNFIFFILAGIAAIISILASFAIY, from the coding sequence ATGATGACACGCAGTAGATACGATCTAAAGCATAGGGGCTCTAAATGTCTTAACTGTGAGCATCCGCTGGATAAAAGTGATAAATATTGCCCCAGCTGTGGACAATTAAACAGCACTAAAAAATTAAAATTCGACGATTTTTTTTCTGAATTTTTCTCAGGAATTTTCGCCTACGACTCCAGGTTTCATCGTACACTGCGGGTTTTGCTATTTTCCCCTGGAAAGATTTCCAAAGAGTATATTGAAGGAAAGAGGATGCGCTACGCCAATCCTTTTAAATTTTATTTAAGTGCCTCGATTATCTTTTTTCTAATTTGGGGTTTTGGAAATTCTTTTCAAAATTTAGAACCTATAGTCGATAATGCCGAATTAGAGCAATTTGCACAAGACAGCCTCGCCACACCAAACCTAATTCCCACCCCGGGCGGTGGTGAAATTAATTTAGATTCTTTAATTACCAATCAACAAAGAAATGCAAAACGTTCCTACAAAGAATTGTATGTGCCCACAGAAGATATAGATACCATGACCTACCTGGATGCGGGAAGTTTAAAATTCGATATTTATTCAAGATTTTATAAAGAAACGACTATTAGAAATGCGGAAACTGCGATGGACAGTCTTTCATATCGCCAAACCGCATACAACCATTGGCTCTACAAGAAAGCGGTAGATTGGAATACTTTAAAAGAAAACCCGGGAATCTTTTTAAACTATTTCATCAATAAAATGCCTTTTATTATTTTCTTCTACCTGCCGGTTTTCGCCCTCTTTATTTGGTTTCTATACATTAGGCGCCCTTTTAATTATATTGAACATTTAATTTTTACTTTTCACGTACAAACTACGTTTTTCATTCTTCTAAGTTTAGAGCTTTTTCTAGATTATATTTTTCCCGGAAACTGGGCCTTTACTCTTTTCAATTTTATTTTCGCTTTTTATTTATATAAAGCATTGCGTGGTTTTTATAACCAGGGACGTGTTAAAACGATTGTAAAGTTTATACTGCTAAACTTTATATTTTTTATTTTAGCAGGAATTGCAGCAATAATTTCAATTTTAGCATCTTTCGCTATATATTAA
- the pruA gene encoding L-glutamate gamma-semialdehyde dehydrogenase: MGKGFFHVPQAVNEPVKSYAPGTPEREEVLLTYKDLYNSNMEVPLYIGSEAIKTGDTADIRPPHDHKHKVGTYHLAKKKHIEQAIDEALKARERWSKLEWEQRAAVFLKAADLIAGPYRSRINAATMIGQSKNIYQAEIDAACELCDFLRFNVEYMSDMYNEQPESSDGNWNRVEYRPLEGFVYAITPFNFTAISGNLPSSAALMGNVAVWKPSDSQIFSAQVIMEVFKEAGLPDGVINMVMGDPEMITNTVLDSPDFAGIHFTGSTNVFKGIWGKIGNNIQKYKTYPRIVGETGGKDFIVAHPTSNPKQVATAISRGAFEYQGQKCSAASRVYLPKSLWPEIQEFVREDLESFKMGSPEDMTNFINAVIHEGAFDKLASYIDKAKKDKDAEVVIGGNYDKSEGYFIEPTVILTTDPHYTTMETELFGPVVTIYVYDDKNYSEEKWRDLLKTVDNTSIYGLTGGVFSGDRYMAAVATDVLQNAAGNFYINDKPTGAVVGQQPFGGARSSGTNDKAGSKMNLLRWASVRLIKETFVPATDYRYPFLGE, translated from the coding sequence ATGGGAAAAGGATTTTTTCACGTTCCACAGGCGGTTAACGAGCCAGTAAAATCTTATGCGCCGGGAACCCCGGAAAGGGAAGAAGTTTTACTCACTTATAAAGACTTATACAATTCCAATATGGAAGTACCTCTTTATATTGGATCTGAAGCTATAAAAACTGGAGATACGGCAGATATTCGTCCTCCACATGATCACAAACATAAAGTAGGAACTTACCATCTTGCCAAGAAAAAGCATATAGAGCAAGCTATAGATGAAGCTCTAAAAGCCAGAGAAAGATGGTCTAAATTGGAATGGGAACAGCGTGCTGCCGTATTTTTAAAAGCAGCCGATCTTATTGCAGGACCTTACCGTTCCAGAATTAATGCTGCTACAATGATTGGGCAGTCAAAAAATATCTACCAGGCAGAGATAGATGCAGCTTGTGAGTTATGTGACTTTTTACGTTTTAACGTAGAATACATGTCAGATATGTACAATGAGCAACCAGAATCTTCTGATGGAAACTGGAACCGCGTTGAATATAGACCGTTAGAAGGTTTTGTTTATGCAATTACCCCTTTTAACTTTACCGCTATTTCTGGAAATCTTCCTTCGAGCGCTGCCCTTATGGGTAATGTTGCTGTTTGGAAACCTAGTGACAGCCAGATCTTTTCTGCACAGGTGATTATGGAAGTATTTAAAGAAGCTGGCTTGCCAGATGGTGTTATTAATATGGTTATGGGAGATCCAGAGATGATCACCAATACTGTACTTGACAGCCCTGATTTTGCTGGAATTCACTTTACTGGGAGTACCAATGTATTTAAAGGAATTTGGGGTAAAATTGGAAATAACATCCAGAAGTATAAAACCTATCCAAGAATTGTGGGAGAAACAGGTGGAAAAGACTTTATCGTAGCCCACCCAACTTCAAACCCAAAACAAGTAGCAACTGCAATTTCACGTGGTGCTTTTGAATACCAGGGACAAAAATGTAGTGCAGCTTCTAGAGTTTACCTACCAAAAAGTCTATGGCCAGAGATTCAGGAATTTGTAAGAGAAGATTTAGAATCTTTTAAAATGGGATCTCCTGAAGATATGACGAACTTTATCAATGCAGTAATCCACGAGGGTGCATTCGATAAATTAGCTAGTTATATTGATAAAGCTAAAAAAGACAAAGACGCAGAAGTTGTAATTGGAGGAAATTACGATAAATCTGAAGGTTATTTTATAGAGCCAACTGTAATTCTTACTACAGATCCTCATTATACAACTATGGAAACCGAATTATTCGGTCCTGTAGTAACTATATATGTATATGATGATAAAAATTATAGTGAAGAAAAATGGAGAGACTTGCTAAAAACCGTTGATAATACAAGTATCTACGGACTTACAGGCGGAGTTTTCTCTGGAGACCGTTATATGGCCGCTGTTGCCACAGATGTATTACAAAATGCAGCAGGTAACTTCTACATTAATGATAAGCCAACCGGTGCCGTAGTAGGGCAACAACCATTTGGTGGAGCTAGATCTAGTGGTACTAACGATAAAGCCGGTTCTAAAATGAACTTGCTAAGATGGGCCTCAGTTAGATTAATTAAAGAAACTTTTGTTCCAGCAACAGATTACAGATACCCATTTTTGGGAGAGTAG
- a CDS encoding DUF5103 domain-containing protein → MKNYFLLLSLTMLSLKLVAQAVEENIAPNYIRSIQLYGNSQTNTGNPVLRLGEGLTLKFDDIIGDEADYYYTIEHYNYDWTPTPLAKSEYLTGFDDIRIFNYLNSYNTLQPFSHYELKIPNEDTGGFKVSGNYMIKIFNSEKELVFSRKFMVYENIAQVRVNLRRSRNLEFIDEKQVVNFSIESSDLILKNPDNNVKILITQNHNLKTAIKNIKPQYNIGNELVYRYDNETAFWGGNEYTQFDNKELRATSADISSVALKELYHHYLFPDRTRANEPYTYNPDINGQFVIRSLPAENPSIEAEYVWVHFNLENYSELDGGEVHIYGGFNNFILDKSTQLDYNENSDLYEGARLFKQGFYNYKYVLKRTDGTIDEGFFTGNFDETENSYQVLVYYRSPGSRYYRLIGTGSANSTGITN, encoded by the coding sequence ATGAAAAACTATTTCCTGCTTCTTTCCCTTACAATGCTATCGCTAAAACTGGTAGCTCAGGCTGTTGAAGAAAACATTGCACCAAACTACATTAGAAGCATACAGTTATACGGGAACTCACAAACCAACACCGGAAATCCAGTATTGAGACTGGGGGAAGGTCTAACTTTGAAATTCGATGATATTATTGGTGACGAAGCCGATTATTATTACACTATAGAACATTACAACTACGACTGGACACCTACCCCACTTGCAAAATCTGAATATTTAACAGGCTTTGATGATATTAGAATCTTTAATTATTTGAATTCCTATAACACGCTACAACCATTTTCCCACTACGAACTCAAAATACCTAATGAAGATACTGGCGGATTCAAGGTAAGCGGGAATTACATGATCAAGATCTTTAACAGCGAAAAAGAACTGGTTTTCTCCCGAAAATTTATGGTTTACGAAAATATAGCCCAGGTTAGGGTTAATCTTCGGCGTTCCAGAAATCTTGAATTTATTGATGAAAAACAAGTGGTTAACTTTAGTATAGAATCTTCAGACCTAATTCTTAAAAATCCTGATAATAATGTTAAGATTCTTATCACGCAAAACCACAATTTAAAGACTGCGATCAAGAATATAAAACCACAATATAATATTGGGAATGAACTGGTTTATAGATACGATAATGAAACGGCCTTTTGGGGCGGCAATGAATATACTCAGTTCGACAATAAAGAACTAAGAGCCACTTCAGCCGATATCTCATCGGTTGCATTAAAGGAACTCTACCACCATTATTTATTTCCAGACCGTACTCGGGCTAACGAACCCTACACCTACAATCCAGATATAAACGGGCAGTTTGTAATAAGAAGCTTACCCGCTGAAAATCCCTCCATTGAAGCAGAATATGTTTGGGTGCATTTTAATCTGGAAAACTATTCAGAATTAGACGGCGGCGAAGTACATATTTACGGGGGTTTCAATAATTTTATTTTAGATAAAAGCACCCAGTTGGATTATAACGAAAATTCCGATCTTTACGAAGGCGCCAGACTTTTTAAGCAGGGGTTTTATAATTACAAATATGTACTGAAACGTACTGATGGAACGATTGATGAAGGATTTTTTACCGGAAATTTTGACGAAACCGAAAACTCCTACCAGGTTTTAGTCTATTACCGAAGTCCCGGCTCAAGATACTACCGATTAATAGGAACTGGCAGCGCAAATTCTACCGGAATAACCAACTAA
- a CDS encoding Na(+)-translocating NADH-quinone reductase subunit A translates to MSKDIRIKRGLSLQLEGEAEKELVKAPRSKTYAIKPPDFHAVVPKMVVKEGAKLLAGDEIFFSKYTEEVRFTSPVSGTLKEIKRGDKRRVMEVIIEADPEDGYKEFGKLDASSTDAEAIKARILESGCGAFINQRPYDIVADPKDTPKAIFISAVSTAPLAPDWGFILKDKVASFQEGINALKKLTPGKVHLSVDKSSAQYLSDIKGVELHHVSGPHPAGNVGVQIHKINPINQGERVWTVNPENVSVIGDLFLTGRYLAKRTIALTGSEAKDRKYYDTLIGASAADLIGQVPDDIRIISGNVLTGTKLSNNQYIGFFDNALTLIPEGNNYRMFGWLPFTYNNIHSNSKTSLSWMFPNKKFKPTTNLNGEERALVVTGEMEEVLPMDLFPMQLIKACMAGDIEKMENLGIYEVAPEDFAAVEYVNTSKIEIQEVIRLGLDLMITEVG, encoded by the coding sequence ATGTCAAAAGACATTCGAATTAAAAGAGGTTTATCTCTACAATTAGAAGGAGAGGCAGAAAAGGAACTTGTAAAAGCTCCAAGATCTAAAACCTACGCTATCAAACCGCCAGATTTTCATGCAGTAGTACCAAAAATGGTAGTAAAAGAAGGAGCGAAACTTCTTGCAGGCGATGAAATATTCTTTTCTAAATACACTGAAGAAGTACGTTTTACCAGTCCTGTTAGCGGGACGCTTAAAGAAATTAAGCGCGGTGATAAACGTAGAGTAATGGAGGTGATTATAGAGGCGGATCCTGAAGATGGCTATAAAGAATTTGGTAAGTTAGATGCTTCTTCTACAGATGCAGAAGCAATTAAAGCTCGTATCCTGGAAAGTGGATGTGGTGCCTTTATTAATCAACGTCCTTACGATATTGTAGCTGATCCAAAAGATACTCCAAAGGCGATATTTATTTCTGCTGTTAGTACAGCGCCATTAGCTCCAGACTGGGGTTTTATTCTTAAAGATAAAGTGGCTTCTTTTCAGGAAGGAATAAATGCGTTGAAGAAATTAACTCCGGGTAAAGTGCATCTTTCAGTAGATAAATCTTCAGCTCAATATCTTTCAGATATTAAAGGTGTGGAGCTTCATCACGTTTCTGGACCGCATCCTGCAGGAAATGTTGGTGTTCAAATTCATAAAATTAACCCTATTAATCAGGGGGAGCGCGTTTGGACGGTTAATCCGGAAAATGTTAGCGTAATTGGTGATTTGTTCCTAACTGGAAGATATCTAGCTAAAAGAACCATTGCCTTAACTGGAAGTGAAGCAAAAGATAGAAAATACTACGATACTTTAATTGGTGCTAGTGCTGCAGACCTTATTGGGCAGGTTCCAGATGATATTAGAATTATATCTGGGAATGTACTAACGGGTACTAAACTGTCAAATAATCAATATATTGGATTTTTTGATAACGCTCTAACACTTATTCCTGAAGGGAATAATTACCGAATGTTTGGATGGTTACCATTTACTTATAATAACATTCATTCAAATTCAAAAACTTCTTTATCCTGGATGTTTCCAAATAAGAAATTCAAACCTACTACCAATTTAAACGGGGAAGAAAGAGCCCTGGTAGTAACTGGAGAAATGGAAGAGGTTTTGCCAATGGATCTTTTTCCTATGCAGCTAATTAAAGCTTGTATGGCGGGAGATATTGAAAAGATGGAAAACCTTGGGATCTATGAAGTAGCTCCTGAAGATTTTGCAGCTGTAGAATATGTAAATACTTCCAAAATCGAAATTCAGGAAGTTATTCGTTTAGGTTTGGATTTAATGATTACTGAAGTAGGTTAA
- the nqrE gene encoding NADH:ubiquinone reductase (Na(+)-transporting) subunit E has translation MDYINLFVRSIFIENMIFAYFLGMCSYLAVSKTVKTAVGLGAAVIFVLTITVPINYLLDNYLLKAGALTWLGDEFANVDLSFLSFIMFIAVIASMVQLVEMIVEKFAPALYGALGIFLPLIAVNCAILGGALFMQQKDFSVITEAITYGFGSGIGWFLAILGIAAIREKIAYSNVPAPLKGLGITFIITGLMALGFMSFMGIKL, from the coding sequence ATGGATTATATAAACTTATTTGTCAGGAGTATTTTCATAGAAAATATGATTTTTGCCTACTTCCTAGGGATGTGTTCCTATTTGGCAGTATCAAAAACAGTAAAAACAGCTGTTGGTTTAGGTGCCGCAGTAATTTTTGTACTTACAATTACAGTACCTATCAACTACCTTTTAGATAACTATCTTCTTAAGGCTGGTGCTTTAACCTGGTTAGGAGATGAATTTGCAAACGTAGATCTTAGTTTTCTAAGTTTCATTATGTTTATTGCAGTTATTGCATCTATGGTACAACTTGTAGAAATGATTGTTGAGAAATTTGCTCCCGCACTTTATGGTGCATTGGGTATTTTCTTACCACTTATCGCAGTAAACTGTGCAATTCTTGGTGGAGCCTTATTTATGCAACAAAAAGACTTTAGTGTTATTACAGAAGCTATAACTTATGGTTTTGGTAGTGGTATTGGTTGGTTCCTCGCAATTCTTGGAATCGCAGCTATTCGTGAAAAAATAGCTTACTCTAATGTGCCTGCTCCTTTAAAAGGATTAGGAATTACATTCATTATCACCGGGCTTATGGCTTTAGGTTTTATGAGTTTTATGGGAATTAA
- a CDS encoding NRDE family protein, whose translation MCTISLTTHPENTNGFILTSNRDEATERKTYLPDFKQENNTRLLLPEDAVAGGSWIGVSEKKRVLCLMNGGFLAHKREDSYRKSRGVVLKDWLSADNIDSEIRNYNLENIEPFTVVIADWSSDLFFAEFVWDGRKKHFKRLPLQPQIWSSSPLYDAEMKKLREEWFSTFQKEKDLSAKNLWEFHHSAGKGDKEIDLIIDRGFLKTKSISQIEFLPEKLNFKYEDLQKGEINNKEFPGL comes from the coding sequence ATGTGCACTATAAGCCTTACAACTCATCCTGAGAATACTAACGGATTTATCTTAACATCTAACCGCGACGAAGCGACTGAAAGAAAAACCTATTTGCCCGATTTTAAGCAAGAAAATAATACTCGCCTGCTTTTACCTGAAGATGCAGTGGCCGGAGGAAGCTGGATTGGGGTAAGTGAAAAGAAAAGAGTATTATGCTTAATGAATGGTGGTTTTTTAGCGCATAAACGTGAAGATTCTTACCGAAAAAGCAGGGGTGTTGTTTTAAAGGACTGGCTTAGTGCTGATAATATTGATTCTGAAATTCGCAACTATAACCTGGAAAATATTGAACCCTTTACCGTGGTTATAGCCGATTGGTCTTCCGATTTATTTTTTGCTGAATTTGTGTGGGATGGTAGAAAGAAGCATTTTAAGAGATTACCGCTTCAGCCACAAATTTGGTCTTCTTCACCTTTATATGATGCAGAAATGAAAAAACTTAGGGAAGAATGGTTTTCTACTTTTCAGAAGGAAAAAGATCTTTCGGCTAAGAATCTTTGGGAATTTCATCATTCCGCCGGGAAAGGGGATAAGGAAATCGATCTAATTATTGACCGTGGTTTCCTGAAAACGAAAAGTATTTCGCAAATAGAATTTTTACCTGAGAAATTAAATTTTAAATATGAAGATCTTCAAAAAGGAGAAATAAATAATAAAGAATTTCCGGGACTTTAA
- a CDS encoding NADH:ubiquinone reductase (Na(+)-transporting) subunit D, whose product MDKEKLNISEEKEKKKKEMILFLSSSEEKEHFLSKGNRKLLTDPLDDNNPITVQVLGICSALAITVQLEPAVVMAIAVVAVMAFSNMIVSMLRNMIPSRIRIIVQLVVVASLVALVDQVLKAYAYDVSKQLSVFIGLIITNCIVMGRLEAFALGNGVYKSFLDGVGNAAGYGLILIIVAFFRELLGSGKLFGFEVLGHKGVTDAESTGLYALGYVDNGLMLLSPMALIVVGLLIWVQRARNRKLIEEN is encoded by the coding sequence ATGGATAAAGAAAAATTAAATATTTCCGAAGAAAAGGAAAAAAAGAAGAAAGAAATGATTCTGTTCTTATCCAGTTCAGAAGAAAAAGAACATTTTCTCTCTAAAGGAAACAGGAAATTATTGACAGATCCATTGGATGACAATAACCCAATTACGGTACAGGTACTTGGTATTTGTTCTGCTTTGGCAATTACCGTTCAATTAGAACCTGCAGTGGTTATGGCTATTGCCGTAGTAGCGGTTATGGCATTTAGTAATATGATTGTTTCTATGCTGCGGAATATGATTCCGAGTAGAATTAGGATTATTGTACAGCTAGTAGTTGTGGCTTCTCTTGTGGCTCTTGTAGACCAGGTTTTAAAGGCTTATGCCTATGATGTGAGTAAACAACTTTCCGTATTTATTGGATTGATTATTACGAACTGTATTGTAATGGGACGTTTAGAAGCTTTTGCTTTAGGAAATGGTGTTTATAAATCTTTTCTTGATGGGGTTGGAAATGCTGCCGGATATGGATTGATCTTAATCATTGTAGCATTCTTTCGTGAACTTTTAGGTTCTGGTAAATTATTTGGTTTTGAAGTATTAGGTCACAAAGGTGTAACCGATGCTGAATCTACCGGTTTATATGCACTGGGATATGTAGATAATGGGCTTATGCTGTTATCACCAATGGCGCTTATTGTAGTTGGCCTACTTATTTGGGTACAACGTGCAAGAAACCGTAAACTAATAGAGGAAAACTAA
- a CDS encoding Na(+)-translocating NADH-quinone reductase subunit C, which translates to MEEKSVNKTNSNGYTFIFAIVMVLVVAVVLSFTATSLQPIQRENVRQEKMQSILATIGIETDRAGAEALYDKHITEEVALMYDGSVAEDVDAFTVDLAKEIKREDNEQIFPLYVADVEGEKYYIVPLRGNGLWNAIFGYISLKDDVNTIKGATFDHLGETPGLGAEITKQWFKESFADEKIFDESGNLVGVSVVKGDIDPSDKDDNQVDAISGATITGDGVSDMISNRLQYYLPYFEQQKDIKVAIQ; encoded by the coding sequence ATGGAAGAAAAATCAGTAAATAAAACAAACAGTAACGGCTACACGTTTATATTCGCCATAGTTATGGTGTTGGTGGTTGCCGTTGTATTATCATTTACCGCTACTTCTCTTCAACCAATACAACGAGAGAATGTACGCCAGGAAAAAATGCAAAGTATTCTTGCAACTATTGGTATTGAAACCGATAGAGCCGGGGCCGAGGCATTATATGATAAACATATTACAGAAGAAGTCGCTTTGATGTATGACGGCTCTGTAGCAGAAGATGTAGATGCTTTTACAGTAGACCTTGCAAAGGAAATAAAGAGGGAAGATAATGAACAAATTTTCCCCTTATATGTTGCCGATGTAGAGGGTGAGAAGTATTACATTGTACCACTTCGTGGTAATGGACTTTGGAATGCTATTTTTGGATATATTTCCCTTAAGGACGATGTAAATACTATTAAGGGGGCTACTTTTGATCACCTTGGGGAAACTCCAGGTTTAGGAGCCGAAATCACCAAACAATGGTTTAAGGAAAGCTTTGCAGATGAAAAGATTTTTGATGAAAGTGGAAATCTTGTTGGAGTTTCTGTAGTTAAAGGTGATATAGATCCTTCAGATAAAGACGATAATCAGGTAGATGCTATCTCTGGTGCTACAATTACAGGAGATGGGGTTTCAGATATGATTTCAAATAGGCTTCAGTATTACCTGCCTTATTTTGAACAGCAGAAAGATATTAAAGTTGCAATTCAATAA
- the apaG gene encoding Co2+/Mg2+ efflux protein ApaG, producing the protein MIQQVTRGIKISVNTNFEGTFLKNLGSRFAFSYHITIENQSNDSVQLTSRFWKIKDALNNTEIVQGEGVIGQKPVLKPGESHTYQSGCLLSSPFGSMSGYYNMISFTSTRKFRVKIPTFKLSAPYALN; encoded by the coding sequence ATGATTCAGCAAGTTACAAGAGGCATAAAAATTTCGGTTAACACCAATTTTGAAGGTACTTTCTTAAAGAACCTTGGCTCTCGTTTTGCTTTTTCCTATCATATAACTATTGAGAACCAAAGCAACGACTCGGTGCAGTTAACTTCTCGTTTTTGGAAGATCAAGGATGCTTTAAATAATACCGAAATTGTACAGGGAGAGGGCGTAATTGGGCAAAAACCGGTTTTAAAACCCGGCGAATCGCACACCTATCAAAGCGGCTGCCTCTTAAGCTCACCTTTTGGCTCTATGAGTGGTTATTACAATATGATAAGTTTCACCTCAACCCGAAAATTTAGAGTTAAAATCCCAACTTTTAAACTAAGCGCTCCTTATGCTTTAAATTAA
- a CDS encoding NADH:ubiquinone reductase (Na(+)-transporting) subunit B, translated as MEWIRQRLDKIKEPFGKGKKYEKYAPAVNALDTFLFTPNHTTQKGAHIRDAVDLKRTMITVVVALIPALLFGMWNAGYQHYSQLGEAFTFWEAFGHGALKILPMVAVSYGVGLGIEFAFAIFRGHEVNEGYLVTGLLIPMIMPIDIPLWMVGLSVVFAVLVGKEAFGGTGMNILNPALTARAFAFFAYPTYMSGNQVWVSEAYNVDAISGETILGSLAAGENASYSAMEMFSGVIPGSIAETSTICILAGALLLVLTKVGSWRIIVSAILGAAAMALIFNALPSMGIEGNNLTNFPWYQHLIVGGLAFGIVFMATDPVSAAQTLKGKWIYGFLIGFLAVMIRVFNPAYPEGIMLAILLMNVFAPTIDHYVIQSNVKRRRNRVKTATGQVETAV; from the coding sequence ATGGAATGGATAAGACAAAGATTAGATAAAATAAAAGAACCCTTTGGGAAGGGGAAAAAATATGAGAAGTATGCACCGGCAGTAAACGCTCTGGATACTTTCTTATTTACTCCTAATCATACCACTCAAAAGGGAGCTCATATTAGAGATGCGGTAGATTTAAAGCGTACTATGATTACAGTTGTAGTTGCACTTATACCAGCACTTTTATTTGGAATGTGGAATGCTGGATATCAGCATTACTCCCAATTAGGGGAAGCTTTTACTTTTTGGGAAGCTTTTGGTCACGGAGCCTTGAAGATTCTTCCTATGGTAGCCGTTTCTTACGGGGTAGGTTTAGGAATTGAATTCGCTTTTGCAATTTTTAGAGGGCACGAGGTAAACGAAGGTTATTTGGTAACCGGTTTGTTAATCCCAATGATTATGCCTATTGATATCCCATTGTGGATGGTAGGACTTTCAGTAGTATTTGCTGTTTTAGTTGGTAAAGAAGCATTTGGAGGTACAGGAATGAACATTTTAAACCCGGCTTTAACAGCCAGGGCTTTTGCATTTTTTGCTTATCCAACCTATATGTCTGGAAACCAGGTATGGGTTAGTGAAGCTTATAATGTAGATGCAATTTCTGGAGAAACAATATTAGGATCTTTAGCAGCTGGAGAAAATGCGAGCTATTCAGCAATGGAGATGTTCTCTGGGGTAATCCCCGGTTCTATTGCCGAAACTTCTACGATATGTATACTGGCCGGAGCATTGCTTCTGGTGTTGACTAAAGTAGGTAGCTGGCGAATAATTGTAAGTGCTATTTTAGGTGCAGCAGCAATGGCCTTGATTTTTAATGCATTGCCATCTATGGGAATTGAGGGTAATAATTTAACCAACTTCCCCTGGTACCAACATCTTATTGTTGGAGGTTTAGCTTTTGGAATTGTATTTATGGCGACAGATCCAGTTTCTGCAGCACAAACCTTAAAAGGAAAATGGATTTATGGTTTTCTAATAGGTTTTCTGGCAGTAATGATCAGGGTTTTTAACCCGGCATATCCGGAAGGGATAATGTTGGCTATTTTATTGATGAATGTATTTGCTCCAACAATAGACCATTACGTAATACAGTCTAATGTTAAGCGCAGAAGGAATAGAGTAAAAACAGCCACCGGTCAAGTGGAAACAGCAGTTTAG